The proteins below come from a single Gordonia sp. X0973 genomic window:
- the fdxA gene encoding ferredoxin, whose product MVTYIIAEPCVDVMDKACVEECPVDCIYEGGRSLYIQPDECVDCGACEPVCPVEAIFYEDDVPDEWEPYTAANVDFFDDLGSPGGASKVGKVDYDPPFVKNLPPMGEED is encoded by the coding sequence GTGGTGACCTACATCATCGCCGAGCCCTGTGTGGACGTCATGGACAAGGCTTGTGTCGAAGAGTGTCCGGTGGACTGCATCTATGAGGGCGGCCGCAGCCTCTACATCCAGCCCGACGAATGCGTCGACTGCGGTGCGTGTGAGCCGGTCTGCCCGGTCGAGGCCATCTTCTACGAGGACGACGTGCCCGACGAGTGGGAGCCCTACACGGCGGCCAACGTCGACTTCTTCGACGACCTCGGCTCACCCGGCGGTGCCAGCAAGGTCGGCAAGGTCGACTACGACCCGCCGTTCGTCAAGAACCTCCCGCCGATGGGCGAGGAGGACTAA